ACTATATCATCACCAGAAATCGTAAGTACTCTTTGAATCAGGGGCAACCCTTCAAAAATTGCCTGATAGATTGCAAAAATTGTGCTCACATTGGAAACTACAACTCCCACATTAAGAGGCAGTCCCCCTTCAGGCACTTCTCTGCCAAGTACTCTTTTCACTAATATTTTTTCTGCGCCCTGAGGATATTTGGTCTTAAGAGATTCTACTTTAATATTTGGTAATTTCTTAAAAACTTCAATCGCTTCGGGTTTATTTTCTTCTATACCTATGACAACATTTTCTATGCCGAGTAGTTTCCTTACAATACTGATACCTTTCATAATTTGTTCAGAATACTCAACCATTACTCTATTATCTGCGTTTAGACACGGTTCACATTCACAACCGTTTATAAGTAAAGTATCGATAGGTTTTGGAGGAGAAAGCTTAACATGCGTGGGAAACATAGCACCGCCTAATCCGACAATTCCTTTGTCTTGTAATATTTCGAGCAACGATTCTTTTGGCATAGTTTCCCAATCTGAAATCGATTTTATTAAGGGATCAAATTCATCCAAACCGTTATTTTCAATTATTATTGCCGGAAGAGATTTTAATATAGAGGGATGTATTATTTTTTTAAAAGCAATCACTTTACCGCTGACACTGGAATGAATCGATGAAGATATTAGTCCCGTGCTTTTTGCTATTTTTTGCCCAATCTTTACTGTATCGCCGACTTTTACCAAAGCTAAAGCAGGAGAACCTGTATGCTGAGATAAAAATATAGCCACTTTTTGCGGTTCAATAAAATTAGAAACAGGAATATCCTGTGTCTCTTCTTTTTTCTTTAAAGGATAAACACCGCCGTAAAAAGATTCGTTTCTTCTCGCCTGATTAGATAGAGAAAGTTTCTTCTTCTCTTCAAATTTGAATTTCCCGTAATCTCTTATTTCTATTTTACTCAGCCCCTGCGCGCAGGGGCTGGGTTTATTTGCAAATTCTCTGCCTTGATTTTTTAGTCGTTGGTATATCTTATCCCATGCGCAATCAAGATTAGGGTTTACTTCACATTTCCCGTTTTTTGCGCCGCCGCAGGGACCATTAAGCAAGCTCTTGGCGCAATCCA
The window above is part of the bacterium genome. Proteins encoded here:
- the rsxC gene encoding electron transport complex subunit RsxC, with protein sequence MIDYTKYRLKSKEELNEILSGFSSIFVISCLKCYKEFQVVGEPECNNLKEYIKEQGIDIAGCLEQDFLCNNYLTEKKLKELPVNDAEAIGVISCGLGIQNIAKLLEGKKVLALADSFPQSGNATSIVGYHGIALESEKCSACGECYLNITGGICPVVDCAKSLLNGPCGGAKNGKCEVNPNLDCAWDKIYQRLKNQGREFANKPSPCAQGLSKIEIRDYGKFKFEEKKKLSLSNQARRNESFYGGVYPLKKKEETQDIPVSNFIEPQKVAIFLSQHTGSPALALVKVGDTVKIGQKIAKSTGLISSSIHSSVSGKVIAFKKIIHPSILKSLPAIIIENNGLDEFDPLIKSISDWETMPKESLLEILQDKGIVGLGGAMFPTHVKLSPPKPIDTLLINGCECEPCLNADNRVMVEYSEQIMKGISIVRKLLGIENVVIGIEENKPEAIEVFKKLPNIKVESLKTKYPQGAEKILVKRVLGREVPEGGLPLNVGVVVSNVSTIFAIYQAIFEGLPLIQRVLTISGDDIVRSGNFMVKIGTTLNDIVKFCFKGDKEKLFEDYNVKMGGPMMGVNQTSLDSSVIKGTTGFTFLKKSVVEYSEERACIKCGNCVEVCPMELEPLYYAYYGQKKMWNEMQTLNQSKLGSGQGHNIADCMECGSCEYVCSSKISLLSLIKKAKKFKK